Proteins from one Candidatus Omnitrophota bacterium genomic window:
- a CDS encoding 2-isopropylmalate synthase has protein sequence MEKVIIFDTTLRDGEQAPGAALSSEQKLEVAYQLEHLGVDVIEAGFPIASPDDFKAVDLVARNIKKGIVCGLARCLKKDIEAARDSLKRAKHPRMHIFLATSKIHLKYKFKKAEAEILALAKKATALARNYCSDVEFSPEDATRTNRDFLFRVIEAAISQGARTINIPDTVGYSYPQEVHSLISDIINNVPSINKAVISIHCHDDLGMAVANSLSAVLAGARQVHCTVNGIGERAGNASLEEVVMALKTRKDAFKGITIDINTKEILRISKLVSHLTGFVVQPNKAIVGRNAFAHEAGIHQDAVIKKRNTYEIMDPKDVGVDKSQIILGKHSGRHALAKRLERLGFKFSKEKIDLVFKQFKQLADKKKEIFDDDLIVLAEEETKPKHKAYQFISIRVTTGTGIEPEAVVKIKHKNKILEAKSSGDGPVDACYRAIDKSTKIKARLTNYKIEAITIGKDAQGLVRVEIKAKGKQSSGRGSSTDILEASVKAYLDALNKII, from the coding sequence ATGGAAAAAGTAATAATTTTTGATACAACTTTACGTGATGGTGAGCAGGCTCCAGGGGCAGCGTTAAGCTCTGAGCAAAAGCTAGAGGTTGCCTATCAATTGGAGCATTTAGGGGTTGATGTAATTGAAGCTGGGTTTCCGATAGCTTCGCCTGACGATTTTAAAGCTGTTGATTTGGTTGCTCGCAATATCAAGAAAGGTATTGTTTGCGGTTTAGCTCGTTGTCTTAAAAAAGACATTGAGGCTGCCCGGGATTCTTTAAAAAGAGCAAAACATCCTCGGATGCATATATTTCTAGCTACGTCAAAGATTCACCTTAAATATAAGTTTAAAAAGGCTGAAGCTGAAATATTAGCTTTGGCTAAGAAGGCTACCGCTTTGGCTAGAAACTATTGTTCCGACGTTGAATTTTCTCCTGAAGATGCGACTCGCACGAATCGAGATTTTTTATTTAGAGTGATTGAAGCCGCAATTAGCCAAGGGGCTCGGACGATAAATATTCCCGACACAGTCGGTTATTCCTATCCCCAAGAGGTACACTCCTTGATAAGTGATATTATCAATAATGTTCCCAGTATCAACAAGGCAGTTATTTCAATTCATTGCCATGATGATTTGGGTATGGCCGTTGCTAATTCGCTTTCAGCGGTGTTAGCCGGAGCTCGCCAGGTTCATTGCACAGTTAACGGAATTGGTGAACGAGCCGGGAATGCTTCGTTGGAAGAGGTGGTAATGGCCTTAAAGACTCGTAAGGATGCTTTTAAGGGAATTACCATTGATATCAATACTAAGGAGATTCTACGTATTTCAAAGTTAGTAAGTCATTTAACCGGTTTTGTTGTCCAGCCGAATAAGGCTATTGTTGGCAGAAATGCCTTTGCTCATGAGGCCGGGATTCATCAGGATGCAGTTATTAAGAAGAGGAATACTTATGAGATAATGGATCCTAAGGATGTTGGTGTAGATAAGAGCCAGATTATTCTAGGTAAACATTCTGGGCGGCATGCTTTGGCTAAGCGCTTAGAAAGGTTAGGATTTAAATTTTCAAAAGAAAAAATAGATTTGGTTTTTAAACAGTTTAAGCAGTTAGCTGATAAGAAAAAGGAAATTTTTGATGATGATTTAATTGTTTTAGCTGAAGAAGAAACAAAACCTAAGCACAAAGCTTATCAGTTTATTTCAATAAGAGTAACTACCGGAACTGGTATTGAGCCAGAGGCAGTAGTTAAAATTAAGCATAAAAATAAGATTCTTGAAGCTAAGTCAAGTGGTGACGGACCGGTGGACGCCTGCTATCGAGCAATTGATAAATCAACTAAAATAAAAGCTAGGCTTACTAATTATAAGATTGAAGCAATTACCATTGGAAAGGATGCTCAAGGCCTGGTAAGAGTGGAAATTAAGGCCAAAGGTAAACAGAGCTCTGGCAGAGGCTCAAGTACCGATATTTTAGAGGCTTCGGTCAAGGCTTACCTTGATGCTCTGAATAAAATTATTTAA
- a CDS encoding shikimate dehydrogenase — MNQSKKALYGLVGFPIKHSFSPAMHNAAFAACNISAEYKLFEVESPELENFLLKRNDIAGFNITIPHKVKACQILEKNFPFNKNSKATLDDLYYVKLSGAVNTVKRKGEGADYYNTDARGFLRSLKEDLQFEPEAKTVLLIGCGGVGRAVLAALSWKNGGAEKIYIYDLNQKAIDSLQRHFLTLPQEWRAIADKKIEVISQDKIAEKIKESQLLVNATPLGMKEGDPSPIDKNMLHKDLFVYDVVYNRNTELISDAKARCSAVSGGLGMLLYQGVAAWELWTKKTAPVEVMRKTLNEEIKKKC, encoded by the coding sequence ATGAACCAGAGTAAAAAAGCTCTTTATGGTTTAGTTGGATTTCCAATCAAACATTCCTTTTCTCCAGCCATGCATAATGCGGCATTCGCCGCTTGTAATATTTCTGCTGAGTATAAATTATTTGAAGTAGAGTCTCCGGAGCTAGAAAACTTTTTGCTCAAAAGAAACGATATTGCTGGTTTTAATATTACCATTCCTCATAAGGTGAAAGCTTGCCAAATTCTGGAGAAGAACTTTCCTTTTAACAAAAATTCAAAAGCAACGCTAGATGATTTATACTACGTTAAATTATCGGGAGCTGTAAATACAGTAAAAAGAAAAGGTGAAGGCGCAGATTATTACAACACTGACGCGAGAGGTTTTTTAAGGTCTTTAAAGGAAGATTTACAGTTTGAACCAGAAGCTAAAACTGTATTACTTATTGGGTGTGGCGGAGTTGGTAGAGCTGTGCTTGCGGCTTTAAGTTGGAAGAATGGAGGAGCTGAAAAAATATACATATATGATTTAAACCAAAAAGCTATTGATTCTTTACAAAGACATTTTTTAACCCTACCTCAAGAATGGAGAGCCATTGCTGATAAAAAAATCGAAGTTATCTCGCAAGATAAAATAGCTGAGAAAATAAAGGAATCTCAACTATTGGTTAACGCAACACCTTTGGGAATGAAAGAAGGAGATCCTTCGCCAATTGATAAAAATATGCTTCATAAAGATTTATTTGTTTATGATGTGGTGTATAATAGGAATACAGAGTTAATTAGCGATGCTAAGGCGAGGTGTAGTGCAGTTTCCGGGGGTCTGGGGATGCTACTTTATCAAGGGGTAGCGGCTTGGGAGTTATGGACTAAGAAAACTGCACCGGTTGAGGTAATGCGTAAAACTTTAAACGAGGAGATTAAGAAAAAATGTTAG
- a CDS encoding prepilin peptidase: MLEKIVAFILGSCLGSFLNVCIHRLPKEKSVVRPRSFCPECKVTIKWYDNIPLLSYLILRAKCRGCGEKISFRYPLVELITGILTLVLYSKFGLSVLLFKFVFFFALLVVVSFIDIDYHAIPVYLCVVGIIVGLAFTIVPSLNIFKSGVVSLDGLPLFLAVKGLIFGFGFTYLFKFFGDVFIDFYLKFRKKESIEGETESLGLGDVDFMGMVGVFLGMQSVVLVFFLAPFFAVFYSIFALIFKKSHLIPYLPYLSLATLTAFFWGSKILSFIF; encoded by the coding sequence ATGTTAGAAAAGATAGTTGCCTTTATTTTGGGAAGCTGTTTGGGTAGTTTTTTGAATGTTTGTATTCATCGATTACCGAAGGAAAAATCTGTTGTTCGGCCGCGTTCGTTTTGTCCGGAGTGTAAGGTAACTATAAAGTGGTATGATAATATACCTCTGTTGAGCTATTTAATTTTAAGAGCCAAATGTAGAGGTTGCGGTGAGAAAATATCATTTAGATATCCTTTGGTTGAGTTGATTACTGGAATTTTGACTTTGGTTCTTTATTCAAAATTTGGCTTAAGTGTTCTTTTATTCAAATTTGTTTTCTTTTTCGCCTTATTGGTTGTAGTTTCTTTTATTGATATTGATTACCATGCCATTCCGGTTTATTTATGTGTTGTTGGAATCATTGTCGGCTTGGCTTTTACGATTGTGCCAAGTTTAAATATATTCAAATCAGGAGTGGTCAGCCTAGATGGATTACCGCTATTTTTGGCGGTTAAAGGGCTTATTTTTGGTTTCGGTTTTACTTATTTATTTAAGTTTTTCGGTGATGTTTTTATTGATTTTTATTTAAAGTTTAGAAAAAAAGAATCAATTGAGGGGGAAACTGAATCCCTAGGCTTAGGAGATGTTGATTTTATGGGCATGGTTGGTGTATTTTTGGGAATGCAATCGGTTGTCTTGGTATTTTTTCTAGCTCCTTTTTTTGCGGTTTTTTATTCAATTTTTGCACTTATTTTTAAAAAGTCACATTTAATACCTTATTTACCGTACTTATCTTTAGCGACTCTGACTGCGTTTTTTTGGGGAAGTAAAATTCTGAGTTTTATATTTTAA
- the aroC gene encoding chorismate synthase codes for MRILTAGESHGEANIAILEGFPKGVKIDAEIIDQELQRRASGPGRGKRMSIENDKVRILSGLRNKITLGSPIGLLVKNKDNTIFAQKADNLSAMNVPRPAHAGLAGALKYGESDVRNILERSSARETVARVCVGSVCKQFLSNFKIQIVSFTLGLGDVVSDKRPTSISEIINKTKKSKLNSIDKDSQMLAEINKARKDKDTLGGIIEIWIAGLPAGLGSCMHYDQRLDAKLAYNLMSIPAIKGVEVGLGFEYALMRGSETHDAICYSKNKGFYHKANNSGGIEGGMSTGEPIVLRIAMKPIATLAEPLESVNLKTKKIDKAPTVRSDTCAVVACGVIAESMSAIAITESMLEKFGCDSLAEIKTNYKNYSK; via the coding sequence ATGAGAATTTTAACTGCCGGTGAGTCTCATGGTGAGGCTAATATTGCTATTTTAGAAGGCTTTCCTAAGGGTGTTAAGATTGATGCAGAAATTATAGATCAGGAGTTACAAAGAAGAGCTTCCGGACCAGGTCGAGGAAAGAGAATGTCAATCGAGAACGATAAAGTTCGGATTCTTTCCGGTCTTCGTAATAAAATTACCTTGGGAAGTCCGATTGGCCTATTGGTTAAAAATAAAGATAATACTATTTTTGCTCAAAAGGCTGATAATTTGTCAGCGATGAATGTGCCGAGACCGGCTCATGCTGGTTTAGCCGGCGCTTTAAAGTATGGTGAGAGCGATGTGAGAAATATCTTAGAGCGTTCTTCAGCCAGAGAGACTGTTGCTAGGGTCTGCGTAGGCTCAGTTTGTAAACAATTTTTAAGTAATTTCAAAATACAGATTGTAAGTTTTACTCTTGGTTTAGGTGATGTGGTGTCTGACAAAAGGCCAACCAGCATAAGTGAGATAATCAATAAGACTAAAAAATCAAAACTTAATTCTATCGATAAAGATAGTCAAATGTTAGCCGAGATTAATAAGGCCAGGAAGGATAAGGATACCCTTGGTGGCATTATTGAGATTTGGATAGCTGGTTTACCAGCCGGGTTAGGTAGCTGTATGCACTATGATCAGCGTCTTGATGCCAAACTGGCTTATAATTTAATGAGTATACCAGCAATAAAAGGGGTAGAGGTTGGTTTGGGATTTGAATATGCGCTAATGCGAGGTTCAGAAACCCATGATGCTATTTGTTATTCTAAAAACAAAGGGTTTTACCATAAGGCTAATAATTCCGGCGGAATCGAAGGCGGTATGTCTACTGGTGAACCGATTGTTTTGCGTATAGCTATGAAGCCAATAGCAACTTTGGCTGAACCATTGGAATCAGTTAATCTTAAGACTAAAAAAATCGACAAAGCTCCAACAGTGCGTTCAGATACTTGCGCTGTAGTTGCTTGTGGAGTGATTGCTGAAAGTATGTCAGCCATTGCAATTACTGAAAGTATGCTAGAGAAGTTTGGTTGTGATTCATTAGCTGAAATAAAAACCAATTATAAAAATTATTCTAAATAA
- a CDS encoding type II secretion system protein GspG, whose translation MIREGFTLIELIVVIAIIAILAAIIAPNAFKAIEKAKVSKVVSDLKTLKTAAMSYYGDTGQWPPDVCPNDDPGFMSHDAFLTACCITVPNGDIPAFIALIEDYWDGPYLEGGFPNSTPWGGSYDWEWWPSGAVVWQMPPGCYISARAKWDSTPAVCGFAVGNSGTEVPANAEVRLQQQDFDRHLLPAPATVDDPSGLVILTIANF comes from the coding sequence ATGATTAGAGAAGGCTTTACTTTAATTGAGCTAATCGTAGTTATTGCAATCATTGCAATTCTAGCAGCAATCATCGCTCCCAATGCTTTTAAGGCGATAGAAAAGGCAAAGGTTAGTAAAGTGGTGAGTGATTTAAAAACTTTAAAAACTGCAGCGATGTCTTATTATGGTGACACTGGTCAGTGGCCGCCTGATGTTTGCCCTAATGATGATCCTGGTTTTATGAGTCATGATGCGTTCCTTACGGCTTGTTGTATTACCGTTCCTAATGGAGATATCCCAGCTTTTATTGCTTTGATTGAAGATTATTGGGATGGTCCGTATTTAGAAGGGGGGTTTCCTAATTCAACGCCTTGGGGTGGAAGCTATGATTGGGAATGGTGGCCGTCCGGAGCAGTGGTGTGGCAAATGCCGCCAGGTTGTTATATAAGCGCTCGTGCCAAGTGGGATAGTACTCCCGCTGTTTGTGGTTTTGCTGTTGGTAATTCCGGTACTGAAGTTCCGGCTAATGCAGAGGTTAGACTTCAGCAACAAGATTTTGACCGGCATCTTTTGCCAGCCCCGGCTACAGTGGATGATCCTAGCGGTCTTGTTATTTTGACAATAGCAAATTTTTAG
- a CDS encoding DUF2845 domain-containing protein → MNKAQSIMKLLSGISLVVFICLSIGCHQYAAVENYTVFTTPFGPVAKGDSMREVVSRLGNPMNVSNYKRKEVWSYNFEKTGEVFVYFEKGNVIDMQFPNKPKTCDKCKGEQ, encoded by the coding sequence GTGAATAAAGCACAATCAATCATGAAGCTTTTATCAGGTATTAGTTTAGTTGTCTTCATCTGTTTGTCTATCGGTTGTCACCAATATGCAGCGGTAGAAAACTATACTGTTTTTACGACACCTTTTGGCCCGGTTGCAAAGGGTGATTCAATGCGCGAGGTTGTCAGTAGACTGGGTAACCCGATGAATGTCAGTAATTACAAGCGAAAAGAAGTTTGGAGCTACAATTTTGAAAAAACCGGAGAAGTGTTTGTATACTTTGAAAAGGGAAATGTTATTGACATGCAATTTCCAAATAAACCCAAAACTTGCGATAAGTGCAAAGGTGAACAATGA
- a CDS encoding response regulator, whose product MKIKVLIVDDEKEVVESLERGLIKEGFDTVCAFDGIEAKNKILSDNPDVILLDLVMPVLDGWGVLQWLREEKKSFIPTIILSAKDGVSDMKRGYNLEADTYLVKPVSIEDVVSGIKLVCSLGAEQDRV is encoded by the coding sequence ATGAAAATAAAAGTTCTTATTGTTGATGATGAGAAAGAGGTCGTTGAGTCATTAGAACGAGGCCTTATCAAAGAAGGTTTTGATACGGTTTGCGCTTTTGACGGAATAGAAGCAAAGAATAAGATATTAAGTGACAATCCGGATGTAATATTGCTTGATCTTGTTATGCCTGTTTTGGATGGTTGGGGGGTTTTACAATGGTTACGTGAAGAAAAAAAATCATTCATTCCTACCATTATCCTTTCAGCTAAAGATGGGGTATCGGACATGAAGCGAGGCTATAACTTAGAAGCAGATACCTATTTGGTTAAACCGGTAAGCATTGAGGACGTGGTTAGTGGGATTAAATTAGTGTGTTCTTTAGGCGCAGAACAGGATAGAGTGTGA
- a CDS encoding exosortase system-associated protein, TIGR04073 family, which translates to MKKIVLLVVILQLFFLPVHAQDYNALRKFGRGLSNTFLGLTEIPRQMGITREESGSVAGVFYGAPKGILFTVGRMAIGLYEVVTFLIPPYKPVVEPEFVLTEEYNDLTPDEE; encoded by the coding sequence GTGAAAAAGATAGTTCTTTTAGTAGTCATATTGCAGTTATTTTTTCTTCCCGTACATGCTCAAGATTATAATGCTTTACGTAAATTCGGAAGAGGTCTTTCTAACACTTTTCTCGGGTTAACTGAAATTCCTCGTCAGATGGGGATAACTCGTGAAGAATCTGGCAGTGTAGCCGGTGTTTTTTACGGAGCGCCAAAGGGCATTCTTTTTACTGTCGGTAGAATGGCTATAGGCTTGTATGAAGTAGTTACTTTTTTAATTCCACCCTATAAGCCGGTGGTTGAACCAGAATTTGTACTTACTGAAGAGTATAATGACCTTACTCCTGATGAGGAGTAG
- a CDS encoding tetratricopeptide repeat protein, whose translation MIKKSILLIFTTGFVFFAQAEVVVFKNGKVIEGEITERTSQYLKIELSGISIKYYLETIESIDGEKISDLGLSKEGVELGAKVKQDRVISETWRKHYAQAEQYLENRQYEQAILEFNEVLKEDPGAYEAYTGIGFANIQLGKYEEAIANFKKAIEINSEYVQAYDNIGVVYSFLRRYREALPYFDKAISIDPEFVTAYNNLASTYLFLGQYQEAVIYYQKAFQIDPQNADSARSLGVAYNDLGKAKEAKEYLEKAIELYKAQGDYHGVQKAEDQLKNIPKDSLK comes from the coding sequence ATGATTAAAAAATCAATATTATTAATTTTCACAACTGGTTTCGTTTTTTTTGCTCAAGCCGAAGTGGTTGTTTTTAAAAATGGCAAAGTTATTGAAGGGGAAATAACCGAGCGAACTTCGCAATATTTAAAAATTGAGCTTAGTGGCATATCAATAAAATATTATCTTGAAACGATTGAAAGCATTGATGGTGAGAAAATTTCTGATCTTGGGCTTAGTAAGGAAGGCGTAGAATTAGGCGCTAAGGTTAAGCAAGATAGAGTAATCAGTGAGACTTGGCGCAAGCATTATGCCCAGGCTGAGCAATATCTTGAGAATCGTCAATACGAACAGGCAATATTGGAGTTTAATGAGGTTTTGAAAGAAGACCCTGGAGCATATGAGGCTTATACTGGCATAGGTTTTGCTAACATTCAGCTAGGTAAGTATGAAGAAGCTATAGCTAACTTTAAAAAGGCTATAGAAATAAATTCTGAATATGTTCAAGCTTATGATAATATCGGAGTTGTTTATTCATTTTTACGCCGCTATCGTGAAGCTTTGCCTTATTTTGATAAAGCCATAAGTATAGATCCAGAATTTGTCACTGCTTACAATAATCTTGCATCTACCTATCTTTTTCTGGGTCAGTATCAAGAAGCGGTTATCTATTATCAGAAAGCTTTTCAAATTGACCCTCAAAATGCCGACTCTGCTCGTAGCCTTGGTGTGGCCTATAATGATTTGGGTAAGGCAAAAGAAGCCAAGGAATATCTTGAGAAAGCAATAGAGCTCTATAAGGCTCAGGGTGACTATCATGGTGTGCAAAAAGCAGAGGACCAACTCAAAAACATTCCTAAAGATTCTCTTAAATGA
- a CDS encoding glycosyltransferase family 2 protein, producing the protein MRLSIIIPCFNEKNFIREIIDRVNKAPVVNKEIILVDDCSTDGTRELIKNELHKQVAKVVYSDKNLGKGSALRKGFAKASGDIVIVQDADLEYDPEEYPKLIKPIIEGKADVVYGSRFVGSSGHRVLYFWHMVGNKALTLFSNIFTNLNLTDVETGYKVFRKSILDKVKLEEDGFGFEVEVTAKVAELKCRIYEVGISYNGRTYEQGKKIGWRDGVKTIVTIIKYALCRQN; encoded by the coding sequence ATACGTTTATCAATCATTATCCCTTGTTTTAATGAGAAAAACTTTATACGAGAAATCATTGATCGGGTGAATAAAGCCCCAGTTGTCAATAAAGAGATAATTTTAGTAGATGATTGCTCGACTGACGGAACCAGAGAGTTGATCAAGAATGAGCTTCATAAACAGGTAGCTAAGGTAGTTTATAGCGATAAGAATTTGGGCAAAGGATCAGCTTTGCGCAAAGGGTTTGCTAAGGCTAGTGGAGACATTGTTATAGTCCAAGATGCTGACTTAGAATATGATCCTGAGGAATATCCAAAATTAATTAAGCCGATTATCGAAGGAAAAGCTGATGTAGTTTATGGCTCACGTTTTGTCGGGTCGAGTGGGCATCGAGTTTTGTATTTTTGGCATATGGTTGGTAATAAAGCTCTTACTCTTTTTTCCAATATATTTACTAATTTAAACCTTACCGATGTGGAGACTGGCTATAAGGTTTTTCGAAAGAGTATCCTTGATAAGGTTAAGCTTGAAGAAGATGGATTCGGTTTCGAAGTGGAAGTTACCGCTAAAGTGGCTGAGTTAAAATGCAGAATTTATGAGGTTGGTATTTCTTATAACGGAAGAACTTATGAACAAGGGAAAAAGATCGGTTGGCGCGATGGAGTTAAAACAATAGTTACAATTATTAAATACGCATTATGCCGGCAGAATTAA
- a CDS encoding DUF2007 domain-containing protein: MQDLVPIEIFLSRHEAEVVRGFLLDRGVESVISIDDVGGQLPGLNTLSGGIRLLVRRGDLKRAKEILENLD, encoded by the coding sequence ATGCAGGATTTAGTTCCGATTGAGATATTTTTAAGCCGCCATGAGGCAGAAGTTGTCAGGGGGTTCCTTCTAGATAGGGGAGTAGAGTCAGTAATCTCAATAGATGATGTTGGCGGTCAGCTTCCGGGCTTGAATACATTATCCGGAGGGATAAGGCTACTAGTTAGGCGGGGCGATTTAAAAAGAGCCAAAGAAATCTTGGAAAATTTAGATTGA
- a CDS encoding ABC transporter substrate-binding protein, producing MKNTKMVKLILGIIALGVLLTSATCSFRPQPVMKIKAGRMTIVDCLQFLVAEEKGFFKQENLEIETVIMAGGADIAPAVESGELDIGFSNVPSIIFAYDKGIKFKFLTPGSFRDSSIGTDSQHLLMYKGYDSLDPEDFNGKTVAINTMANINELAIRAWFDKNKVDIDKVNVVPVPFPQMESAFETQQIDVAIVNEPFATLSLLHGVTKVLDRYPLNAISRRLMVASWFVTESRLKEHPREIQAFIRAINKATKFIVDNPEETAEIVAYNTRLPKELSGKIRLPLFTEHILKEDLQVMIDASFKYGFIKNKFDAQEIVIEELKLK from the coding sequence ATGAAAAATACAAAAATGGTTAAGTTAATTTTGGGAATTATCGCTTTAGGGGTTCTGCTGACTTCAGCTACTTGTTCCTTTCGGCCACAGCCAGTTATGAAGATTAAGGCAGGAAGGATGACGATAGTCGATTGTTTGCAGTTTCTTGTAGCTGAAGAGAAGGGATTTTTTAAGCAAGAAAACTTAGAGATAGAAACTGTTATTATGGCTGGTGGTGCAGATATCGCCCCGGCAGTAGAGTCTGGAGAGCTGGATATTGGTTTTTCGAATGTGCCTTCGATAATCTTTGCCTACGATAAAGGGATTAAGTTTAAATTTCTAACTCCGGGATCTTTCCGGGATTCGAGTATAGGTACCGACTCGCAACATCTACTAATGTATAAAGGGTATGATTCTTTAGATCCTGAAGATTTTAACGGTAAGACAGTAGCTATAAATACGATGGCCAATATAAATGAATTAGCAATCAGGGCCTGGTTCGATAAGAACAAGGTAGACATTGACAAGGTTAATGTAGTTCCGGTTCCTTTCCCACAAATGGAATCAGCCTTTGAGACGCAGCAAATTGACGTTGCTATTGTCAACGAGCCTTTTGCAACTTTAAGTCTTTTACACGGCGTTACCAAGGTTTTAGACAGGTACCCGCTTAATGCTATCTCCAGACGGTTAATGGTTGCCAGTTGGTTTGTTACCGAATCAAGACTAAAAGAACACCCCAGGGAAATTCAAGCCTTCATCAGGGCAATTAACAAAGCAACTAAGTTTATCGTGGATAATCCTGAAGAGACAGCCGAGATTGTTGCCTATAACACTCGGTTGCCAAAGGAGTTATCGGGAAAAATTCGTCTGCCTCTTTTTACAGAGCATATACTTAAAGAGGACTTACAGGTAATGATTGATGCCTCATTCAAATACGGTTTTATAAAGAACAAATTTGATGCTCAAGAAATAGTAATTGAAGAATTAAAGCTAAAATAG